From Nymphaea colorata isolate Beijing-Zhang1983 chromosome 6, ASM883128v2, whole genome shotgun sequence, a single genomic window includes:
- the LOC116256674 gene encoding serine/arginine-rich splicing factor SR45a-like: MAGRSRRSLSSSRSRSRSRSRSYDSSDSENPGNNLYVTGLSTRVTKKELEKHFSSEGGTVVETHLVVDPRTRESRGFGFVTMSTNSEAGRCVKYLNRSVLGGRVITVEKARRKRGRTPTPGRYLGVNTVRVRRRSPSYSPYGRSGYDSGRDRSYSPNSRRGRERYRSTSRSRDSRSPYGSRHRSYSGGSRSPYARRHRSYSRDSRSPYDRDRRERSRSYSPYRKGGRERSRFSYGRRGRSTSYGRHKRSASRSISPRQSSRDHRRSPSRSLSPRSRGRRPSVSSRSRS; encoded by the exons ATGGCCGGTAGGTCAAGAAGATCCTTGTCAAGTTCAAGATCAAGATCAAGGAGCCGTTCAAG GAGTTATGATTCAAGTGATTCCGAGAACCCTGGAAATAATTTATATGTCACTGGGCTGTCCACTCGAGTCACCAAGAAAGAACTTGAGAAGCATTTTTCTAGTGAAGGGGGAACG GTGGTGGAAACCCACCTGGTTGTTGATCCTCGCACCAGAGAGTCTCGCGGGTTTGGGTTTGTGACAATGTCGACGAATTCAGAAGCTGGTCGGTGTGTCAAGTATCTGAACCGTTCCGTCCTTGGTGGTCGAGTTATCACTGTGGAGAAG GCAAGACGAAAGCGAGGCAGAACTCCAACACCTGGGCGATATCTGGGTGTAAATACAGTCAGAG TGAGGCGCCGGTCTCCAAGCTATTCACCTTATGGTCGTTCTGGTTATGATTCTGGGAGAGATCGTTCTTATTCTCCTAACAGCAGACGTGGGAGGGAAAGATACAGATCAACGTCTCGTTCCCGTGACAGTCGCTCTCCATATGGATCGCGCCACCGGTCTTATTCTGGAGGCAGCCGATCGCCCTACGCCAGGCGACACAGGTCATACTCCCGTGATAGCAGGTCTCCATATGATCGTGACAGGCGAGAACGATCAAGATCATATTCACCCTACCGCAAAGGAGGGAGGGAGCGGTCACGTTTTTCTTATGGTCGGCGCGGCCGTTCAACTTCGTATGGAAGGCATAAGAGATCTGCTTCCCGGAGTATTTCACCCCGGCAAAGTTCGAGGGACCACCGCAGGAGCCCTTCAAGGAGCCTCTCACCAAGGAGCCGCGGCCGAAGACCAAGCGTCAGCTCGCGTTCTAGGTCTTAA
- the LOC116256676 gene encoding steroid 5-alpha-reductase DET2 has translation MALLLEWGDEAFYTYALISLFVFCPLTFLPLLVLRFHAPYGKHTRGGWGPLLPPSLAWFLMESPTVWLTLLLLPFGRHRSDPVALALLSFYLFHYIHRTLIYPLVIRKAPASSSSRGVPFAVAFAAFVFNLLNAYLQSRWITHFGNYTPGWLRTPKFAAGAAVFAIGMATNVWADRRLVALKREAGGGYKVPKGGLFELVSCPNYTGEIMEWLGWAIMTWSLAGLAFFLYTAANLVPRAAGHHQWYLQKFPEEYPRSRKRVIPFIY, from the coding sequence atggcGTTGCTGCTAGAGTGGGGAGACGAGGCCTTCTACACGTATGCGCTGATCTCACTCTTCGTCTTCTGTCCCCTCaccttcctccctctcctcgTCCTCCGCTTCCATGCACCCTACGGCAAGCACACCCGCGGAGGATGGGGTCCCCTTCTTCCACCTTCCCTCGCTTGGTTCCTCATGGAGAGCCCCACCGTCTGGCtcaccctcctcctccttcctttcgGCCGCCATCGCTCCGATCCCGTCGCTCTCGCTCTCCTCTCTTTCTACCTATTCCATTACATCCACCGCACCCTCATCTACCCGCTTGTCATCCGAAAAGCGCCTGCCTCCTCCTCCAGCCGCGGCGTGCCCTTCGCCGTCGCCTTCGCCGCCTTCGTCTTCAACCTCCTTAATGCCTACCTCCAGAGCCGATGGATAACCCACTTCGGTAACTACACGCCAGGATGGCTACGGACGCCGAAGTTTGCGGCGGGGGCGGCGGTCTTTGCCATCGGCATGGCGACGAATGTGTGGGCAGATAGGAGGCTGGTGGCGCTGAAGAGGGAGGCGGGGGGAGGGTACAAGGTTCCCAAAGGAGGACTCTTCGAGTTGGTCAGCTGCCCCAACTACACGGGGGAGATAATGGAGTGGCTGGGCTGGGCGATTATGACATGGTCGTTGGCGGGGCTGGCGTTCTTCCTCTACACAGCGGCGAACCTGGTGCCTAGGGCGGCCGGCCACCACCAGTGGTACCTGCAGAAGTTCCCCGAGGAGTATCCCAGGTCCAGGAAGAGGGTTATCCCCTTCATCTATTGA
- the LOC116256668 gene encoding acetyl-coenzyme A carboxylase carboxyl transferase subunit alpha, chloroplastic-like produces MSSLPHFPATSSGRPASDLLRSSFTDGMPLKTLGRASFWIRPRRLELGVLCMKKMRKVKKHDYPWPDPKDVDPDVKRGFTTYLSDFKPLAEKPKPVPLPFEKPLMDLEMKITDVKKMAEETGLDFTDQISLLENKYQQALKDLYTRLTPIQRLSIARHPNRPTFLDHVLNITDKWVELHGDRAGYDDPAIVTGLGSIDGKNYMFIGHQKGRNTKENIHRNFAMPTPHGYRKALRMMYYADHHGFPIITFIDTPGAFADLKSEEIGQGEAIAHNLRTMFGLKVPIVTVVIGEGGSGGALAIGCANKLLMMENSVFYVASPEACAAILWKSAQAAPKAAEKLRITASELCKLKIADGIIPEPLGGAHVDPSWTSQQIKVAIIDAMNELSEMDTEALLNHRMLKFRAIGGFEEATSLDPRKKINMKKKDEPTTGATAELLTGAEIEGEIEKLKEQLLKSKESSDKLPDVAFNEMIDKLRKEVELEYTEAVTAVGLQERLDMLRQEVAKARTSSEQPLDPVLEDKINKVKQEFSQRLAEAPNLAILNSKLQMLKDLTDAKKQSEKNSRLVTLKEEINKGLQGALDQSKLKEELVVLREEISRAGVTNVEDLDEGLKEKIVNVREEIVSNLGEALKSMNLNIEHVVPKEVAHVEDYVEQQRYAALKDQITELNEEISKEIVETINSSDLKGKIENLKLEASMSGKSSNPEVKSKLEELKQEIKQRVEEAMSSSELAEKYEMLMQEMVNIKSQGVSLVDEEENSEGGESKHGFSGMGIINMDADHNRSLI; encoded by the exons atgtcttCCTTGCCCCATTTTCCGGCGACGTCATCCGGCCGTCCCGCGTCGGATCTGCTGCGGAGTTCTTTCACTGATGGAATGCCCCTGAAAACTTTAGGCCGCGCGTCGTTTTGGATCCGCCCGCGACGGCTGGAGCTCGGCGTTCTCTGCATGAAGAAGATGCGGAAGGTGAAGAAGCACGACTATCCCTGGCCGGATCCAAAGGACGTCGATCCGGACGTCAAGCGCGGGTTCACGACCTACCTCTCCGATTTCAAGCCGTTAGCTGAGAAGCCGAAGCCGGTGCCCCTGCCGTTCGAGAAGCCGCTGATGGATCTCGAGATGAAGATCACCGAT GTAAAGAAGATGGCTGAAGAGACTGGCTTGGACTTCACTGATCAGATAAGTCTGTTGGAGAATAAGTACCAACAG GCTCTAAAAGATCTTTATACTCGTCTCACCCCTATTCAGCGACTGAGTATTGCTCGCCATCCTAATAGACCAACCTTTCTTGATCATGTTCTAAATATTACTGATAAG TGGGTGGAACTCCATGGTGACCGTGCTGGTTATGATGATCCTGCCATTGTCACGGGTCTTGGAAGCATAGATGGCAAAAACTACATGTTCATAGGTCATCAGAAAGGAAGAAACACGAAAGAGAACATTCATCGGAATTTTGCCATGCCAACACCACATGG TTATCGTAAGGCTCTTCGCATGATGTACTATGCTGATCACCATGGATTTCCTATCATTACATTCATTGATACACCTGGAGCATTTGCAGATCTTAAATCAGAAGAAATTGGCCAG GGAGAAGCCATTGCACATAACCTAAGAACAATGTTTGGCCTAAAGGTGCCAATTGTTACTGTGGTTATAGGGGAAGGTGGTTCTGGTGGTGCCCTTGCTATAGGTTGTGCAAACAAGTTGCTGATGATGGAAAATTCTGTTTTCTATGTTGCCAG TCCGGAAGCCTGTGCAGCAATTCTGTGGAAGAGTGCTCAAGCTGCTCCAAAG GCTGCTGAGAAGCTGAGGATAACTGCTTCAGAATTGTGCAAGCTGAAAATTGCAGATGGCATTATTCCG GAACCTTTAGGGGGGGCACATGTTGACCCATCTTGGACCTCACAGCAAATAAAAGTAGCAATCATCGATGCAATGAAT GAACTTTCCGAAATGGACACAGAAGCATTACTTAATCATCGCATGCTTAAATTCCGTGCTATTGGTGGTTTTGAAGAAGCAACATCTTTAGACCCTAGAAAGAaaatcaacatgaagaagaaagatgaaccGACAACAGGGGCAACTGCAGAGCTCCTTACAGGTGCAGAAATTGAGGGTgagattgaaaaattgaaagagcAACTTCTCAAATCGAAGGAGTCCTCGGACAAGCTCCCTGATGTGGCCTTCAATGAGATGATTGACAAACTGCGAAAAGAGGTTGAACTGGAATATACAGAGGCTGTAACTGCAGTCGGGTTGCAAGAAAGGCTTGACATGCTACGTCAGGAGGTCGCCAAAGCAAGGACCTCATCTGAACAGCCTCTGGATCCAGTTCTTGAGGATAAGATTAATAAAGTTAAACAGGAATTTAGCCAGAGATTAGCAGAGGCACCAAATCTGGCGATCTTGAATTCTAAGCTCCAGATGCTAAAAGATTTGACAGATGCTAAGAAGCAGTCAGAGAAGAATAGTCGGCTTGTGACGTTGAAAGAGGAAATAAATAAGGGACTTCAGGGTGCTTTGGATCAATCTAAATTAAAAGAGGAACTTGTGGTGTTGAGGGAAGAAATCTCACGTGCTGGTGTCACTAATGTAGAAGACCTGGATGAGGGGCTGAAAGAAAAGATTGTTAATGTGAGGGAGGAGATTGTGTCAAATTTGGGAGAGGCATTGAAATCCATGAATCTAAACATTGAACATGTGGTACCAAAGGAAGTAGCTCATGTGGAGGACTATGTTGAACAGCAAAGGTATGCAGCATTGAAGGATCAAATAACAGAACTCAATGAGGAGATAAGCAAAGAGATTGTAGAGACTATTAACTCATCTGATTTGAAGGGCAAGATTGAAAATCTGAAGTTGGAGGCTTCCATGTCCGGAAAATCATCAAACCCAGAGGTGAAGAGTAAGCTTGAAGAGttaaagcaagaaatcaaacagAGGGTTGAAGAAGCAATGTCTAGCTCTGAATTGgcagaaaaatatgaaatgctAATGCAAGAGATGGTCAATATTAAGAGCCAAGGGGTTTCCTTGGTAGATGAGGAAGAGAATTCTGAAGGTGGTGAAAGCAAGCATGGATTTTCTGGGATGGGCATCATCAATATGGATGCAGATCACAATCGCAGTTTGATTTAA
- the LOC116256669 gene encoding pentatricopeptide repeat-containing protein At2g45350, chloroplastic-like — MVNSVKKQPLNPMLLVSLLHSCKTAKQLRSVHGTMIVSGALRESETFLWNSLIKSYRHCCYGSLEPILLYHQMMRNGIVFDKFTFPFVIKACTNLRTIKLGQQIHGQVVKSRHVVDHFVQGCLVDMYAKGGSIEAARLCFDSMPYKNSVSWNSMIDGYVKHGDVGTARHLFDRMPLEERDLFSWNVMIDGYGKNGQVNLARELFDEMPEKDVVSWNSMMHGHAKAGNMKEAKELFDVMPARDNVSWGIMVSGYVNCGAIDMARHVLDLMPRSNLFSWNALIDGYAKIGSIDIMLELFEQMKRKNLVSWNIVLNAFAKCGDTEMACRMFERMPEKDIVSWNTMIDGYAKTGDAGSARKLFDAMPFRDVVSWNSIISAYKNSGCTEESVGLFHSMLAGGTTPDCSTLAVVLSAIADMGILAEGKWVHRYLERNQVPLSGNVGVALIDMYSKCGNLDIATEIFCSMPQKSVDHWNSMIAGHAVYGYGSYAIRLFEELQKSSVEPDDISFIAVLSACSHAGLVDEGHYYFNLMTLQYCLEPKIQHYGCLVDLLSRSGHVEEASLLVKNMPMKPNDVIWRALLGACKTHGNVVVGEEAANHLFELDPDDTSSYSLLSDMYGAVGRWDEALKTRETMKEKGIKKLAPGCSSIESDAIVHEVDATLPDNPAGHMLYHGAENTHIVSEKEQFVLERISKERTRLWFDTKD, encoded by the coding sequence ATGGTGAACTCCGTTAAGAAGCAGCCTCTCAACCCGATGCTTCTCGTCTCCTTATTGCACTCATGTAAGACTGCGAAGCAACTGAGGTCCGTCCATGGAACGATGATTGTCAGCGGAGCGTTGCGAGAGAGTGAAACGTTCCTCTGGAACTCACTTATCAAAAGCTACAGACATTGTTGCTACGGATCGCTAGAACCTATCCTTCTGTACCACCAAATGATGCGTAATGGTATTGTTTTTGATAAATTTACGTTTCCCTTCGTGATCAAAGCATGCACCAATCTTCGAACAATCAAATTGGGGCAGCAGATCCACGGCCAAGTGGTTAAGAGCAGGCATGTAGTGGACCATTTCGTTCAGGGCTGCCTTGTGGATATGTATGCCAAGGGTGGCAGCATAGAAGCTGCTCGCCTTTGTTTTGATTCCATGCCATACAAGAATTCGGTGTCATGGAACTCCATGATTGATGGGTACGTGAAACATGGGGATGTTGGCACTGCACGCCATTTGTTCGATAGAATGCCGTTGGAGGAAAGAGATTTGTTTTCATGGAATGTGATGATTGATGGATATGGAAAGAATGGTCAAGTCAATCTGGCACGtgaattgtttgatgaaatgcctgagAAGGACGTTGTGTCATGGAACTCTATGATGCATGGGCATGCCAAGGCTGGTAATATGAAGGAAGCAAAGGAGTTATTTGACGTTATGCCAGCGAGAGACAATGTGTCATGGGGAATCATGGTTTCAGGGTATGTCAATTGCGGTGCCATTGACATGGCCCGTCATGTGCTTGATCTGATGCCTCGGAGTAACCTGTTTTCGTGGAATGCATTGATTGATGGGTATGCAAAAATCGGCAGTATTGACATCATGTTAGAATTGTTTGagcaaatgaaaaggaagaacttGGTGTCTTGGAATATTGTTCTCAATGCATTTGCAAAATGTGGTGATACGGAGATGGCATGCCGAATGTTCGAACGGATGCCTGAGAAGGATATAGTTTCTTGGAACACAATGATAGATGGATATGCTAAAACCGGAGATGCTGGAAGTGCACGGAAATTGTTTGATGCGATGCCATTCAGGGATGTGGTGTCATGGAATTCGATAATTTCAGCATACAAAAACTCTGGTTGCACTGAGGAATCTGTAGGCCTCTTCCATAGCATGTTGGCAGGTGGAACCACACCAGATTGCTCGACGCTCGCTGTTGTACTTTCGGCCATTGCTGACATGGGCATTCTTGCTGAAGGCAAATGGGTTCACCGTTATCTTGAAAGGAATCAAGTTCCATTGAGCGGAAATGTTGGTGTTGCTCTTATAGACATGTACTCTAAGTGCGGGAATCTGGATATTGCTACAGAAATATTCTGCAGCATGCCACAGAAGAGCGTAGATCATTGGAATTCGATGATTGCTGGACATGCAGTTTATGGCTATGGTAGTTATGCCATCCGCTTGTTCGAGGAACTTCAGAAATCGTCGGTGGAGCCTGATGATATAAGTTTCATTGCTGTTTTGAGTGCATGCAGTCATGCTGGTTTGGTAGATGAGGGCCATTACTACTTCAACCTCATGACTTTGCAGTATTGTTTGGAACCGAAGATCCAGCATTATGGCTGTCTGGTCGACCTCCTGAGCCGTTCAGGACATGTGGAGGAGGCAAGTTTACTAGTGAAGAACATGCCTATGAAGCCAAATGATGTCATTTGGAGGGCACTTCTTGGTGCTTGCAAGACACACGGGAACGTAGTCGTTGGAGAGGAGGCAGCGAATCACTTGTTTGAACTCGACCCCGATGACACCAGTTCTTATTCCCTTCTGTCTGACATGTACGGTGCAGTGGGACGTTGGGATGAGGCTCTCAAGACAAGGGAAacaatgaaagagaaaggaataaaGAAACTAGCTCCAGGTTGCAGTTCTATTGAATCGGATGCTATTGTTCATGAGGTTGATGCTACTCTGCCTGACAATCCAGCAGGACATATGTTGTATCATGGAGCTGAGAACACGCACATTGTTAGTGAGAAGGAGCAATTTGTCCTGGAGAGAATCTCAAAAGAGCGGACTCGCTTGTGGTTCGACACAAAGGACTAG